From Megalobrama amblycephala isolate DHTTF-2021 linkage group LG8, ASM1881202v1, whole genome shotgun sequence, the proteins below share one genomic window:
- the LOC125273548 gene encoding uncharacterized protein LOC125273548, producing the protein MASISADQNTPQLLSVGEKDKKRLLEVYVKRSFSLNDGSQCPLRQEHRSRKWVLITEQRTRDRRHSSDTSLNLTSQASISDEDIRYEPVIEPQLDKKEMPSEKKSKKWKVSLRRNDGSNGSQKSNGKSKKWFQYLDKGKEDGGLNSDASPQTSTVAVGDIHSKTPESSTVERKDKEGKKTKKPTVWKTFLSFFSKGSSEKEQDHQRTEEKLPLSQPSTPQMSCLPLADGKSKGDVNLRHSKSLKKKKSQRRSLKLRRSGDMSTAKSVAMVEPTNSYYEKVSEELEKIVHEVKDNPADDNVTSQPTDQISQEEVIRRIIELMKQEGDKLDIGLKENSTVISFLNRITYRSFQQMADQYVQSEVPNKNTCPTVVAPELVKFAFTLDFTAQVANLHRQATGHIMGLGNQYLQDRFTHMSESHPHLADIKAKDQKTQNSEQEFLSL; encoded by the exons ATGGCATCCATTTCAGCTGACCAGAATACCCCTCAACTGCTGTCAGTTGGAGAAAAGGATAAGAAACGGTTGCTAGAGGTGTATGTAAAGCGAAGTTTCAGCCTTAACGATGGCTCACAATGTCCTCTGAGGCAGGAGCACAGATCACGCAAATGGGTCCTCATCACTGAGCAGAGGACAAGAGATCGCAGACATTCCAGTGATACATCTCTGAACTTGACTTCACAAGCCTCCATCTCAGATGAGGACATTAGATATGAGCCTGTCATTGAACCACAACTGGACAAAAAGGAGATGCCTTCTGAGAAGAAATCCAAAAAGTGGAAAGTCAGCCTGCGTCGCAACGATGGCTCTAATGGGTCGCAGAAGTCCAATGGCAAATCCAAGAAGTGGTTTCAATATTTGGATAAGGGCAAGGAGGATGGTGGGCTAAACAGTGATGCTTCCCCCCAAACTAGTACAGTTGCTGTTGGAGATATTCATTCAAAGACGCCAGAGTCTTCTACAGTGGAAAGGAAGGACAAAGAAGGCAAGAAGACTAAGAAACCCACTGTATGGAAGACTTTCTTGAGCTTTTTTTCCAAAGGAAGCAGTGAAAAGGAACAAGATCATCAGAGAACTGAAGAAAAGCTCCCACTTTCCCAACCCTCAACACCCCAAATGTCTTGTTTGCCTTTAGCTGATGGCAAATCAAAAGGTGACGTCAACCTGCGCCACTCAAAAtctttgaaaaagaaaaagtcgcAGAGGAGATCGTTAAAATTGAGACGAAGTGGAGATATGTCCACTGCCAAAT CTGTTGCGATGGTGGAACCCACCAACTCGTACTATGAGAAAGTGTCAGAGGAACTGGAGAAAATCGTGCATGAAGTGAAAGACAATCCAGCCGATGACAATGTCACTTCTCAACCAACAGACCAGA TCTCACAAGAAGAGGTTATCAGGAGAATCATAGAACTGATGAAACAAGAAGGGGACAAACTAGATATCGGG CTGAAAGAGAACAGCACCGTGATCAGTTTTCTGAACAGGATCACCTATAGATCCTTCCAGCAAATGGCTGATCAATATGTTCAGTCAGAAGTTCCAAATAAGAACACCTGCCCAACCGTCGTGGCACCAGAGCTGGTGAAGTTCGCCTTCACTCTGGACTTCACTGCTCAAGTCGCTAATCTGCACCGCCAGGCTACAGGCCACATCATGGGCTTGGGGAACCAGTATCTCCAAGATCGTTTCACTCACATGAGCGAGAGCCATCCGCATCTCGCTGACATTAAAGCAAAGGATCAGAAAACGCAGAACTCTGAGCAAGAATTCTTAAGCTTGTAG
- the LOC125273549 gene encoding uncharacterized protein LOC125273549, with product MIYNDIKPSANLDVNMKRTQEVRENQINEEEEQRWGKGERSEEIKMDTELPEEYYHGLEDLPWNLNSLEQLLYISLPAWIQKALLCNLAEQFGIWTFHNNILPCRLISYALLPYTLPATTVISFIYRFFCWAKKIPLQALNAGREFKQDVMVHLRFALACLRGLVTNRFLLLQISPLVPTPALFLAPWSCLPPLSLTFLPCSSFPLLSLALRFLPCRLPTSISKKQLESSSQTQPPTFRQRSFLYIQLAGSGSFCKKTDNIVITDAKPLSSTFLLQLNLELEMDSHSETPQLQKDKLDYDGGLLLDLDKHRNAEDDLSSPCISYMDVQEED from the exons ATGAT TTACAATGACATAAAACCATCAGCCAATCTGGACGTAAACATGAAGAGAACACAAGAAGTCAGAGAAAATCAGATAAATGAGGAAGAGGAGCAAAGGTGGGGCAAAGGAGAGCGTTCTGAGGAGATAAAAATGGATACCGAGTTACCGGAGGAGTACTATCATGGTCTTGAGGACCTACCCTGGAACCTGAACTCACTGGAGCAGTTACTGTATATCAGCCTACCAGCATGGATACAAAAAG CTTTGCTTTGTAACCTAGCAGAACAGTTTGGCATCTGGACCTTTCACAACAACATCTTGCCGTGTCGTCTCATTTCCTACGCTTTACTGCCGTACACTCTTCCTGCTACAACTGTCATCTCGTTCATCTATAG ATTTTTCTGCTGGGCGAAGAAAATTCCCCTTCAAGCTCTGAATGCAGGCAGGGAATTCAAACAGGATGTGATGGTACACCTGCGGTTCGCCCTCGCATGCTTAAGAGGACTGGTAACAAACAG ATTCCTGCTTTTGCAAATTTCACCTTTGGTCCCCACTCCTGCTCTGTTTCTTGCACCCTGGTCCTGTCTCCCCCCTCTTTCTTTGACTTTCCTTCCCTGTTCCTCTTTTCCTTTACTTTCTCTCGCTTTGCGTTTTCTGCCATGCCGTCTTCCTACTTCAATCTCGAAGAAGCAGCTGGAGAGCAGCAGTCAGACCCAGCCTCCCACATTTAGACAACGATCCTTCCTCTACATCCAGCTCGCTGGATCCGGCAGTTTCTGTAAAAAGACAGATAACATCGTCATTACAGATGCAAAGCCACTATCTTCAACCTTCCTCCTGCAGCTCAACTTAGAGTTAGAAATGGACAGCCATTCTGAAACACCACAGCTTCAGAAGGACAAGCTAGATTATGACGGAGGCTTATTGCTAGACTTGGACAAGCACAGGAACGCAGAAGATGATCTCTCTTCTCCTTGTATCTCCTACATGGATGTGCAAGAGGAAGACTGA
- the LOC125273546 gene encoding potassium voltage-gated channel subfamily A member 10 — MEVPLVNFENLDDIGINLGDPSDSGYPTSPTSDAPEPKQGTCGINSPTHSPQRGRRPRHTPASPPTLSKKGTSSCNSLISNWKVLMSSEGSPNEALLGKVAKDCSEDYFAEKEKLEEGEQKVVINVSGMMYETTLKTLNQFPDTLLGDPMRRIDYFDPMRNEYFFDRNRPSFDGILYFYQSGGKIRRPANVPLDVFADEIVFYRLGHEVMEQFREDEGFIKDPEPQLPTSEIHRQFWLLFEYPESSSAARSVALVSVFVITISICIFCLETLPEFRDEREFLPAFVNLTRDANGTLLSPTPHPKALASVFTDPFFVVETICIIWFCFELGVRFVVCPSKSEFFSNIMNVIDIVSIMPYFITVVTELMATHGEDPTAGQNMSLATLRVIRLVRVFRIFKLSRHSKGLQILGQTLKASMRELGLLIFFLFIGVILFSSAIYFAEVDEPDTQFVSIPEGFWWAVVTMTTVGYGDMCPITLGGKMVGILCAIAGVLTIALPVPVIVSNFNYFYHRETEQADKIVIDAAAEAAANQKSSAEEKYESNYSLDKSNGNWQTGKNGIP, encoded by the coding sequence ATGGAGGTTCCTCTAGTCAATTTTGAGAACCTAGACGACATCGGAATCAACCTGGGAGACCCGAGCGACTCGGGATATCCGACCTCACCCACCTCAGATGCCCCGGAACCAAAACAGGGGACCTGTGGCATAAATTCACCCACACACTCACCTCAGAGAGGAAGACGTCCAAGGCACACACCAGCCTCTCCACCAACACTCAGCAAGAAAGGAACTTCGAGCTGCAACAGTCTGATCTCCAACTGGAAGGTTCTGATGAGCAGCGAGGGCAGTCCCAATGAGGCTCTCCTAGGAAAAGTAGCCAAGGATTGTAGCGAGGACTACTTTGCAGAAAAGGAGAAACTCGAAGAGGGCGAACAAAAAGTGGTTATCAATGTCTCAGGGATGATGTACGAGACAACACTCAAAACTTTGAATCAGTTCCCAGATACCTTGCTGGGAGACCCCATGAGAAGGATTGACTACTTTGACCCCATGAGGAACGAATATTTCTTTGATCGCAACCGCCCGAGCTTCGATGGAATCTTGTATTTCTATCAGTCCGGAGGTAAGATTCGGAGGCCAGCAAACGTGCCATTGGATGTGTTTGCGGATGAGATAGTGTTCTATCGACTGGGGCATGAGGTCATGGAACAGTTCAGGGAAGATGAGGGTTTCATCAAAGACCCTGAGCCTCAACTCCCAACCAGTGAGATTCACCGTCAATTTTGGCTGCTCTTTGAGTACCCAGAGAGCTCCAGCGCTGCCAGGTCAGTGGCCTTAGTGTCTGTTTTTGTCATCACTATATCTATTTGTATCTTCTGCCTGGAGACGCTCCCGGAGTTCCGTGATGAACGTGAATTTTTACCTGCGTTTGTCAACTTAACCCGTGACGCCAATGGCACGCTCCTGTCCCCTACTCCTCATCCTAAGGCCTTGGCCTCTGTCTTTACTGACCCCTTCTTTGTGGTGGAGACCATCTGTATCATTTGGTTCTGTTTTGAACTTGGGGTACGCTTTGTGGTGTGCCCtagcaaaagtgaatttttcaGCAATATCATGAATGTCATTGACATTGTGTCCATTATGCCCTACTTCATTACCGTCGTAACAGAACTGATGGCCACCCACGGAGAAGACCCCACCGCCGGCCAGAACATGTCTCTGGCCACGCTACGTGTCATCCGATTAGTGCGTGTCTTCAGGATCTTCAAGCTGTCCCGTCATTCCAAGGGCCTACAGATTTTAGGCCAAACCCTGAAGGCCAGCATGAGGGAGCTGGGCTTGCTTATTTTCTTCCTCTTCATTGGCGTCATCCTCTTCTCCAGTGCCATTTACTTTGCTGAGGTTGACGAACCTGATACTCAGTTTGTGAGCATCCCGGAAGGATTCTGGTGGGCTGTGGTCACTATGACGACAGTCGGCTACGGTGACATGTGCCCTATCACATTGGGGGGGAAGATGGTTGGGATCCTCTGTGCCATTGCTGGTGTGCTGACCATTGCACTTCCCGTTCCCGTCATAGTCTCCAACTTCAACTACTTCTACCATCGTGAAACGGAGCAGGCGGACAAAATCGTGATTGACGCTGCTGCTGAGGCTGCTGCAAATCAGAAAAGCAGCGCTGAGGAGAAGTATGAAAGCAATTACTCGCTGGACAAGAGCAACGGGAATTGGCAGACTGGAAAAAATGGCATTCCATAA